The proteins below are encoded in one region of Neorhodopirellula lusitana:
- a CDS encoding MotA/TolQ/ExbB proton channel family protein codes for MSYFTISCPGCKKHLKVRDALAGKSRACPHCRVSFRVPDSASDSKVTPATLNSTQTPTKPQPSPTPDTGLEINTQPKIDTSGTTKPKPVKHHRTAKKGWFDSSSESASSDVSLVLSGILGAVMTVLWFALLYPFQDNYFGALFWQRGPVPFPTTFLMFWAVAILILKWRRLQEQRNAMLLDVLPLEVSSEITFGSIDEFIGHINDLPGASSDSFLINRVVRGIEHFRVRKSAAETATMMESQSAIDANNIAGSYTILKVFIWALPILGFIGTVMGVSSAVASLASSLAGGGSMDAMKSALQDVFGGLGTAFDTTLLALIMSMLVKIPASALQKSEEDLITNVDEYCNENLLRRLNDDREGGAERSGSGGTGSRDTKIFRDAVEQALGTQHAEMERWLEKLDAIGARMTKQVSQGWDEVNDRIESQQEKHVQTLHTQQLDQQANLQAQLDQMANAADKIQSTLNTLAEQTASMQTQVNDTFAQTHNTLREHLGGVQTGLSSLSQVLENLGEHQVVIQQVESNQPRRAWFGGRGRRSRNGRA; via the coding sequence ATGTCTTACTTCACGATTTCCTGCCCAGGATGCAAGAAGCATCTAAAAGTTCGCGATGCTCTCGCTGGTAAAAGCCGAGCCTGCCCGCACTGCCGAGTTTCATTTCGTGTTCCGGATTCCGCGTCCGATTCGAAAGTCACGCCCGCCACCCTGAACTCGACTCAAACACCGACCAAGCCCCAGCCCTCACCGACCCCAGACACCGGGTTGGAGATCAACACTCAGCCGAAGATTGATACGAGCGGGACGACGAAACCGAAACCGGTGAAGCATCACCGTACCGCCAAAAAGGGCTGGTTTGATTCTTCCAGCGAGTCCGCCAGCAGTGATGTCTCATTGGTACTAAGCGGCATCCTCGGTGCCGTAATGACAGTGCTGTGGTTTGCCTTGCTCTACCCATTCCAAGACAACTACTTCGGCGCGCTGTTTTGGCAACGGGGTCCTGTTCCGTTCCCAACCACATTCTTGATGTTTTGGGCCGTCGCCATTTTGATTCTGAAATGGCGACGACTCCAAGAGCAGCGGAACGCGATGCTACTCGATGTCCTTCCACTCGAAGTTTCATCGGAGATCACGTTTGGCTCCATCGATGAATTCATCGGCCATATCAATGATCTCCCCGGGGCCAGCAGCGACAGTTTTTTGATCAACCGTGTCGTCCGCGGAATCGAACATTTCCGCGTCCGCAAAAGTGCCGCTGAAACGGCCACAATGATGGAATCTCAATCGGCCATCGACGCCAACAATATTGCAGGCAGCTACACCATCTTGAAGGTTTTCATCTGGGCTCTTCCCATTCTCGGTTTCATTGGAACCGTGATGGGGGTTAGTTCCGCGGTGGCCAGCCTAGCCAGCAGTCTCGCTGGCGGCGGCAGCATGGATGCGATGAAGTCTGCACTCCAGGACGTCTTTGGCGGCCTCGGAACCGCATTTGACACAACATTGCTCGCACTGATCATGAGCATGCTGGTCAAGATCCCCGCATCCGCGCTCCAGAAAAGCGAAGAAGATCTGATCACCAATGTCGATGAGTACTGCAATGAAAATCTGCTCCGTCGACTCAACGATGACCGTGAAGGTGGCGCCGAACGCAGCGGTTCCGGTGGGACCGGTTCACGCGATACCAAGATCTTCCGAGACGCAGTCGAACAAGCCCTGGGCACCCAACATGCCGAAATGGAGCGTTGGCTCGAAAAGCTCGACGCGATCGGCGCTCGCATGACCAAGCAAGTCTCCCAAGGTTGGGACGAGGTCAATGATCGCATCGAATCCCAACAAGAAAAACATGTTCAAACCCTCCATACCCAGCAGCTCGATCAACAGGCGAACTTGCAGGCCCAGCTAGACCAGATGGCCAACGCCGCCGACAAGATCCAGTCCACTCTCAACACGCTGGCCGAGCAAACCGCATCCATGCAAACTCAGGTGAATGACACCTTCGCCCAAACCCATAACACTCTTCGTGAGCATCTCGGCGGCGTTCAAACAGGCCTCTCCAGTCTCAGCCAAGTACTGGAAAATCTCGGTGAACACCAAGTCGTCATCCAACAAGTCGAGTCCAACCAACCTCGTCGAGCTTGGTTCGGTGGCCGCGGACGCAGGAGCCGAAACGGGAGGGCTTAG
- a CDS encoding alpha-L-fucosidase yields MFVKIITPLILAGLLQTCVCAQQTASVATKGKAITDEAAAWKAIDGRDTPQWWKDAKFGIFIHWGPYSVPAFSEVGRYSEWYWEDLMNPKRRSHKAVKAFHEKNYGKDFKYEEFADQFKCELFDPAQWAEAFEESGAKYVVLTSKHHDGYCLWPNEQADKSFGRPWCSTNSGPMRDLVGELTEEVRKTDVKMGLYFSIYEWYNPLYKTKLNSFVDDHLIPQFKDVVNKYEPAVIFSDGEWDHPAADWKSAEMLTWLFNESPCKDEVVINDRWGKGDRHKHGGYYTTEYGAGLPDGTNAWEENRGMAHSFGYSRTERFEDYNSSESLILMLADIVSRGGNFLLDIGPTADGRIPPLMEERLSEIGDWLDVNGEAIYGTTTHSSTCQWSTGKAQELGRGNYRVKYDVEKLMKSPEEGMARKELLFTRKGETLYAICALLPDETMTLHHVQAAEGATVSMLGVGELEWEQSGEDLIIKMPKLNPSKMPCEHAWTFKVSKIQLHDAS; encoded by the coding sequence ATGTTTGTCAAAATAATCACTCCACTCATACTCGCTGGCCTCCTGCAGACTTGTGTCTGCGCTCAGCAAACCGCTTCGGTTGCAACCAAAGGCAAGGCGATCACCGACGAGGCAGCAGCCTGGAAGGCGATCGATGGCCGGGACACACCGCAGTGGTGGAAGGACGCGAAGTTCGGGATTTTTATCCACTGGGGGCCCTACTCGGTACCGGCCTTTTCCGAAGTGGGACGGTACTCTGAGTGGTACTGGGAAGACTTGATGAACCCAAAGCGGCGGTCTCACAAGGCTGTGAAAGCGTTCCACGAAAAGAACTACGGGAAGGATTTTAAGTACGAAGAGTTTGCCGATCAATTTAAGTGTGAGCTGTTCGATCCGGCTCAATGGGCGGAAGCATTTGAGGAGTCCGGTGCCAAGTACGTGGTCCTGACCAGTAAGCACCATGATGGTTATTGCCTATGGCCCAATGAACAGGCGGATAAGTCGTTCGGTCGCCCGTGGTGCAGTACGAACTCGGGTCCCATGCGAGACTTGGTTGGTGAGTTGACCGAAGAAGTACGCAAGACGGACGTGAAGATGGGGCTCTATTTCTCCATTTATGAATGGTACAACCCGCTGTACAAAACCAAGCTGAACTCGTTTGTGGATGATCACTTGATCCCTCAGTTCAAGGACGTCGTTAACAAGTATGAACCCGCGGTGATCTTCTCGGATGGTGAGTGGGATCATCCTGCGGCGGACTGGAAGTCAGCCGAGATGCTGACATGGTTGTTCAATGAGTCACCTTGTAAAGACGAGGTTGTGATCAATGATCGCTGGGGCAAGGGTGACCGACACAAGCACGGTGGCTATTACACAACGGAGTACGGTGCTGGGTTGCCCGATGGCACTAATGCCTGGGAAGAAAACCGTGGCATGGCCCACTCCTTTGGCTACAGCCGTACCGAGCGTTTCGAAGATTACAATTCAAGCGAATCGTTGATTTTGATGTTGGCCGACATCGTGTCGCGGGGAGGTAACTTCTTGCTCGACATCGGCCCGACGGCCGATGGACGTATCCCGCCATTGATGGAAGAGCGATTGAGTGAAATCGGAGATTGGTTGGACGTCAACGGCGAAGCCATTTATGGCACGACGACACACAGCAGCACCTGCCAGTGGTCGACCGGGAAAGCTCAAGAGTTGGGACGTGGAAACTACCGTGTTAAGTATGATGTCGAGAAATTGATGAAGAGCCCTGAGGAGGGGATGGCCCGCAAGGAATTGTTGTTCACTCGCAAGGGTGAGACTCTGTATGCGATTTGTGCATTGTTACCCGATGAAACAATGACACTTCATCATGTGCAAGCCGCTGAGGGGGCAACGGTATCCATGTTGGGCGTTGGCGAACTGGAATGGGAACAATCCGGTGAAGACTTGATCATCAAGATGCCAAAGTTGAACCCATCCAAGATGCCGTGTGAGCACGCATGGACTTTTAAGGTCAGCAAGATTCAGCTCCACGACGCGAGCTGA
- a CDS encoding DUF1501 domain-containing protein: protein MNRLSIEQELRRAKLEDDTRRQFLSRCTTGLGSLWMASQAAGRSAHASSAEMPALPHFPAKAKRVIFLHMIGGPSQLELFDYKPMLAKYDGKDAPQEYLDGQRFAFIQGTPQMLGPQFSFKQHGESGAWVSELFPHVASHADKLCFIKTMQTDQFNHGPAQLLVHTGNARIGYPSEGSWVTWGLGTENEDLPGFMVLLSGGVPRNGKALWSSGFLPSVYQGVQCRSQGDPILNISNPKNVTRDIRRQMLDALGDLNRKSHDHFHDPETLTRIAQYEMSFRMQMTVPEVANINDEPQEILDLYGAKKGESSFANNCLLARRFAEAGVRFIQLYDSGWDSHGTEKKTSINEGFADKCRQVDQPISALLTDLQRRGLLEDTLVVWGGEFGRTPMRENRGGNKMALIGRDHAPAAFTLFMAGGGVKPGFTYGETDEFGYRPATDPVHVRDFHATMLHLLGIDSDRMTHYFQGLHQKLTGVKPASVIHEVIG, encoded by the coding sequence ATGAACCGACTGTCGATTGAACAAGAATTACGGCGTGCGAAGTTGGAGGACGACACGCGGCGTCAGTTTTTGTCTCGCTGCACGACCGGGCTGGGGTCGCTTTGGATGGCTTCGCAGGCAGCGGGGCGGTCCGCCCATGCGTCGTCGGCCGAAATGCCAGCGTTGCCGCATTTTCCAGCCAAGGCGAAGCGGGTCATCTTCCTGCACATGATTGGTGGTCCCAGCCAGTTAGAACTGTTTGATTACAAGCCGATGCTGGCGAAGTACGACGGCAAGGATGCGCCGCAGGAGTACCTCGATGGGCAGCGTTTTGCGTTCATTCAGGGCACGCCGCAAATGCTAGGGCCGCAGTTTTCGTTCAAGCAGCACGGCGAGAGCGGGGCTTGGGTATCGGAGTTGTTTCCGCATGTTGCGAGTCACGCGGACAAGTTGTGTTTTATCAAGACGATGCAAACCGACCAGTTTAATCACGGTCCAGCGCAGCTTTTGGTGCACACCGGAAATGCTCGGATCGGTTATCCGTCAGAGGGATCGTGGGTGACGTGGGGGCTTGGTACCGAAAACGAAGATTTGCCAGGGTTCATGGTGTTGTTGTCGGGCGGCGTCCCTCGCAACGGCAAAGCATTGTGGTCCAGTGGTTTCTTGCCATCGGTCTATCAGGGTGTGCAGTGTCGGTCCCAGGGGGATCCGATCTTGAATATCTCAAATCCCAAGAATGTGACTCGCGACATTCGCCGCCAGATGCTCGATGCTTTGGGTGACTTGAACCGCAAGAGCCATGATCATTTCCACGACCCTGAAACGTTGACGCGGATCGCCCAGTACGAGATGTCGTTTCGGATGCAGATGACTGTTCCTGAAGTGGCAAACATCAATGATGAGCCGCAGGAGATTCTGGATCTATACGGTGCGAAGAAGGGGGAGTCCTCGTTCGCGAATAATTGCTTGCTCGCGCGTCGATTTGCGGAAGCGGGGGTTCGTTTCATCCAGCTGTATGACAGCGGCTGGGATTCGCATGGCACAGAAAAGAAGACCTCGATTAATGAGGGGTTTGCCGATAAGTGTCGCCAGGTCGATCAGCCGATCTCGGCGTTGTTGACTGACTTGCAGCGGCGCGGGCTGTTGGAGGACACATTGGTCGTCTGGGGCGGTGAGTTCGGGCGTACGCCGATGCGAGAAAATCGCGGAGGTAACAAGATGGCGTTGATTGGTCGCGACCACGCTCCGGCAGCGTTCACATTGTTTATGGCGGGTGGCGGTGTCAAACCGGGGTTCACCTACGGGGAAACCGATGAGTTTGGCTACCGGCCCGCGACCGATCCGGTTCATGTTCGCGATTTTCATGCGACAATGTTGCACTTATTGGGGATCGATTCGGATCGAATGACGCATTACTTCCAAGGGCTTCATCAGAAGTTAACGGGGGTCAAGCCGGCTTCAGTTATTCATGAGGTGATTGGCTGA
- a CDS encoding sulfatase encodes MTRWILCLGLLLTPAIASADQTKTNFVFLLVDDLGWGDFGSYGAEFYETPNIDNLASQGMQFSNAYAACTVCSPSRAAILTGCYPARTHLTDWIAGHNHPKAKLSVPDWTMKMAHSRVLLPEALHEAGYSTAFFGKWHLMPIGAPDFDEHYPTAHGFDLNVGGREWGQPKGPGKYFSPFGMPNLDDGKPGDFLTDKLTDAAVDFLDNTTRDQPFLLYFSYYTLHGPIMCPPELEAKYTQKAKTFQNSKNEHLNAKRAGMVECLDNSVGRLMQKLDDLGIADNTVIILTGDNGGDYDKSTGGLRDYKGYSHEGAVREPLIVRWPGKTSAGSTCDETVIGTDFYPTMLEMAGLPPRDSEHLDGKSIVPLLTGSSTELDRDTVYWHYPHYHRTKPYGAIREGDWKLIEFFEDGRLELFNLKEDEQEANDLAESNPEKAQRLLKKLQAWRTSVDAQMMTDNPAYDPATADKKKRRPKQKQPAKS; translated from the coding sequence GTGACAAGATGGATTCTTTGCCTTGGATTGCTTTTAACACCAGCGATCGCATCAGCCGACCAAACTAAAACCAACTTCGTCTTCCTATTGGTCGACGATCTCGGCTGGGGCGACTTCGGCAGCTACGGCGCCGAATTCTACGAAACACCGAACATCGATAACCTGGCCAGCCAAGGGATGCAGTTTTCCAATGCCTACGCCGCATGCACGGTTTGCTCACCCAGCCGAGCCGCAATTTTGACGGGCTGCTATCCAGCTCGAACCCACCTGACCGATTGGATCGCGGGCCACAACCATCCCAAAGCAAAGCTATCGGTCCCCGATTGGACGATGAAGATGGCCCACAGTCGCGTCTTGCTTCCCGAGGCACTCCACGAAGCCGGGTACTCCACTGCGTTCTTTGGGAAATGGCACCTGATGCCCATCGGAGCTCCCGATTTCGACGAACATTATCCTACCGCCCATGGGTTTGACTTGAATGTTGGTGGCCGAGAATGGGGCCAACCCAAAGGACCTGGAAAGTACTTTTCACCTTTCGGCATGCCGAACCTGGATGACGGCAAACCGGGTGACTTCCTGACCGACAAGCTGACCGATGCCGCCGTTGATTTCCTGGACAACACCACCCGCGATCAACCCTTCCTTCTGTACTTCTCGTACTACACACTGCACGGCCCAATCATGTGCCCGCCTGAACTAGAAGCGAAATACACCCAGAAAGCAAAAACCTTTCAAAACAGCAAAAACGAACACCTCAACGCCAAACGTGCCGGAATGGTCGAATGTTTGGACAACAGCGTCGGACGGCTGATGCAGAAGCTGGATGACTTAGGAATCGCCGACAACACCGTCATCATCCTGACTGGGGACAACGGTGGCGATTACGACAAGTCGACCGGAGGCCTCCGCGACTACAAAGGCTACTCGCATGAAGGCGCGGTCCGCGAACCACTGATCGTTCGCTGGCCCGGCAAAACGTCTGCTGGTTCCACTTGTGACGAGACAGTAATCGGGACCGATTTCTATCCCACCATGCTTGAAATGGCTGGGTTACCGCCGCGTGATAGCGAACACCTCGACGGAAAAAGCATCGTTCCGTTGCTGACCGGCAGCTCCACCGAATTGGACCGAGACACCGTCTATTGGCACTACCCACACTATCACCGAACCAAACCCTACGGAGCGATTCGCGAGGGCGACTGGAAGCTGATCGAGTTCTTTGAAGATGGCAGGCTGGAGCTATTCAACCTAAAAGAGGATGAACAGGAGGCCAATGATCTTGCCGAAAGCAATCCCGAAAAGGCACAGCGTCTTCTAAAGAAACTGCAAGCGTGGCGAACGTCGGTCGATGCCCAAATGATGACGGACAACCCAGCCTATGATCCGGCGACAGCCGACAAAAAGAAGCGACGCCCGAAGCAAAAGCAGCCTGCAAAAAGCTGA
- a CDS encoding sigma-70 family RNA polymerase sigma factor, translating to MDNQAGAGGDVARFVRLFTANERRIRAFLYGLLVNRDAVDEVMQNVSVVLWEKFSALQDDDGFLKWSYVVARYEAQMHRRKLARNRFVFDDDLLAQLASEYASEEDFQADDQMLHYLDDCMTKLDDSERELIVTAYGTNQSLTSVADRLDVTANSLYKTVARLRRRLQRCIDHKCQPVTPALGNE from the coding sequence GTGGATAATCAGGCAGGAGCGGGGGGCGACGTCGCGAGATTCGTGCGTCTTTTTACTGCCAACGAACGGCGGATTCGGGCGTTTTTGTACGGATTGCTTGTGAACCGAGATGCGGTTGACGAAGTAATGCAAAACGTCAGTGTCGTGCTGTGGGAAAAGTTTTCAGCTTTGCAAGACGACGACGGCTTTTTGAAGTGGTCCTACGTGGTGGCTCGGTATGAAGCTCAAATGCACCGCCGCAAACTGGCACGCAATCGATTTGTTTTTGATGATGATCTACTCGCTCAGTTGGCTTCTGAATACGCCAGCGAAGAAGACTTTCAGGCCGATGACCAAATGCTGCACTACTTGGACGATTGTATGACCAAGCTCGATGATTCTGAGCGGGAGTTGATTGTCACGGCATACGGGACGAACCAATCGCTGACGTCGGTCGCAGACCGATTGGATGTGACGGCCAACAGTCTTTACAAGACCGTCGCAAGACTTCGCCGTCGCCTACAACGTTGTATCGACCACAAGTGCCAGCCTGTTACCCCAGCATTGGGCAACGAATGA
- a CDS encoding LamG domain-containing protein, translated as MISANFEELVQRYCSNVIDADQFDLLQDTLRESPEARKEFRRVLRLHAALHELTDASHDNVSELVGNTPEVDASKPMSPPKLVPLGVDLQEEGIVYSNASGVGWVLFACAAVVLFALGAQTFLARAPRDVAWQPSSDADREGVYYEEDAASGSQKITRTSAHTVVNAPRFDRAVANLNVAVLRDSGTAKWVTPNRGIQIGDMLGPQTIELSEGVVELGFLSGATAIIEGPAKIELVSRMSGLLFYGKVRCHVPPSASGFTIQSKETKYVDLGTDFALETTRDGRQELHVFDGEVEVRSSRGNVPVQRITSGNGLKQVEDRQQRIDSDAQQFPSSNELRLLKESSEVKRHQEWRAYRDELSSDPSLLVFYDFQHKDDHPYELNNLCSDSVDGSVIGCRWTQGRWKGKNALEFKRPDDRVRFEVPGEFERLTMSAWMRIDGFDRHFNSIMLTDAYENGDIHWQIRSSGSIDTGIKPPGEDRVICVSKPVFGYDDLGRWFHIAAVADSQTTEVRHYVNGELIGMSPYYDGELPKGEYKFRIGKAELGNWSPKRHYDEWPIRNLNGQIDEFAVFDRALSPAEIEQLYNAGKPAS; from the coding sequence ATGATCTCCGCCAATTTCGAAGAATTAGTCCAACGCTACTGTTCCAACGTAATCGATGCAGATCAGTTTGACCTGTTGCAGGATACACTCCGTGAGAGCCCAGAGGCCCGGAAGGAGTTTCGTCGTGTGTTGAGGCTGCACGCAGCTTTGCACGAACTGACCGACGCTTCCCATGACAACGTCTCTGAATTGGTAGGCAATACGCCCGAGGTGGATGCATCCAAGCCGATGTCACCACCGAAGCTGGTTCCGTTGGGCGTTGACTTGCAGGAAGAGGGGATCGTTTACAGCAACGCTTCCGGCGTGGGTTGGGTCTTGTTCGCTTGTGCTGCGGTGGTGCTATTCGCGTTGGGGGCTCAGACTTTTCTGGCTCGCGCTCCGCGTGACGTCGCCTGGCAGCCCAGTTCGGACGCTGACCGCGAAGGGGTCTATTACGAGGAAGATGCAGCTTCGGGATCCCAAAAGATTACTCGAACGAGTGCTCATACCGTGGTGAATGCACCGCGGTTTGATCGTGCTGTTGCCAATCTCAATGTTGCAGTGTTGCGAGATTCGGGAACTGCGAAATGGGTGACGCCAAACCGGGGCATTCAAATTGGTGACATGCTTGGTCCGCAAACCATTGAACTGTCCGAGGGGGTGGTTGAGCTAGGCTTCTTAAGCGGTGCGACTGCAATCATCGAAGGGCCAGCAAAGATTGAATTGGTGTCCCGGATGTCAGGGTTGTTGTTCTATGGGAAAGTTCGCTGTCACGTGCCGCCTTCGGCTAGCGGATTTACGATCCAGTCCAAAGAAACCAAGTACGTTGACCTCGGTACTGACTTCGCACTCGAAACAACGCGTGACGGTCGTCAAGAACTGCATGTGTTTGATGGTGAGGTTGAGGTCCGCAGTAGCCGTGGGAATGTCCCGGTGCAGCGGATCACATCAGGCAATGGGCTCAAGCAGGTGGAGGATCGGCAGCAACGAATTGATTCCGACGCTCAGCAGTTTCCTAGCAGCAATGAGTTGCGGTTGCTGAAGGAGTCGTCTGAAGTCAAGCGGCATCAGGAATGGCGGGCGTATCGCGATGAATTGTCCAGCGACCCGAGTTTGCTGGTCTTTTACGACTTTCAGCACAAAGACGATCATCCGTATGAACTGAACAACCTTTGCAGTGATTCCGTCGATGGCTCGGTCATTGGTTGCCGCTGGACACAAGGTCGATGGAAGGGCAAGAACGCTTTGGAGTTCAAACGCCCTGACGACCGAGTGCGTTTTGAGGTCCCGGGCGAATTCGAACGATTGACAATGAGTGCTTGGATGCGAATCGATGGCTTTGATCGGCATTTCAATTCAATCATGCTGACCGATGCTTATGAAAACGGTGACATTCACTGGCAGATCCGTTCATCGGGTTCTATTGATACCGGTATCAAGCCGCCAGGTGAGGATCGCGTCATTTGTGTTTCAAAGCCGGTGTTTGGGTACGATGACTTGGGGCGTTGGTTCCATATCGCTGCCGTTGCCGATTCGCAAACAACGGAGGTGCGGCACTACGTCAACGGGGAACTTATTGGAATGAGCCCGTATTATGACGGCGAGTTGCCAAAGGGAGAGTACAAGTTCCGAATTGGCAAAGCGGAGCTGGGGAACTGGAGTCCCAAGCGTCATTACGATGAGTGGCCAATCCGAAATCTCAACGGGCAAATTGATGAGTTTGCGGTATTCGATCGTGCCTTGTCCCCGGCCGAAATCGAGCAGCTTTACAACGCGGGCAAGCCAGCTTCCTAG
- a CDS encoding glycosyl hydrolase family 95 catalytic domain-containing protein: MAHPRINFFVIGFLVLFWAGNGSSGWADQPTPLDGVTTAEVAPEQASQTKGDWAATRDYVLRSGQPSTNWGDALISGNGRQGVMVHGQPLEETIVLNHEKLWVPTQPVKPDVPNMVSAIKQARELAKQEKWGPAASIVFNEFGKRNAEMFPEEALIRPGPRFGLNYVHPALYFKISVPKKGEVKNYSRTLQLDSGEVSVRWTDDRGDWQRDIFVSRPDNVVVTRLRRPSNASLTAELRFAARPGWNEEDIAAPVVEHIEGAENGDDEMYLHTSYRHLHGLPQAEGYQVMSRVIVKGGASHAKSDRILIQDADEVLVLTRTEFLPIASQPSRDRLRADLDELSDSYAELLAAHAKVHGEMFHRVHYRLGGEFGNGRTTEEIIAEAEANGPTPAYLELIFAVGRYSLISSSGELPPTLMGIWGDTWKPMWWGHYTNDSNLNLAISNGSVGNLPEAMESYFSWIETLYPDWERNAQQLYGARGYMGAIAHGWRHGVAIAGWQGWTGATGWLGAYFWQHYLFTGDREFLAERVVPLLENTVLFYQDFLGPMEGRDGKFLIYPSISPENQSPNTPGAPNATSEIAIIRGSVNALIDAYRELGIKKDRIPELQAFLKKVPEYRINEDGAIAEWSYPGVEDNYNHRHNSHLHAVYPGVEINPSTPELYQAARRAIEKRLESGQGNKSAHGFMELGFYGSRLQDPEIVWNMLEHYARSKFIYRSFISSHNPDHRIYNLDSILALPAILTEMCVYSRPGEINLLPGIPATQLPRGEISGVLARKAIVIDRLAWDLPENTIRLELSSKVEQSVAISSRLPIESVHSSAATFDGAQWRLALPANQSVSALIMLEKPN; encoded by the coding sequence ATGGCTCACCCGCGTATCAATTTCTTCGTTATTGGCTTCCTGGTTTTGTTTTGGGCGGGCAACGGAAGTAGTGGATGGGCTGATCAGCCAACGCCGTTGGACGGTGTGACAACGGCTGAGGTTGCACCAGAACAAGCATCCCAAACGAAGGGCGATTGGGCTGCCACACGCGACTATGTGTTAAGAAGCGGTCAGCCGTCGACCAATTGGGGCGATGCGTTGATTAGTGGGAATGGGCGTCAGGGGGTGATGGTTCACGGGCAGCCGCTCGAAGAAACCATTGTCTTGAACCATGAGAAATTGTGGGTGCCTACTCAACCAGTCAAGCCGGACGTTCCCAATATGGTTTCCGCTATCAAACAGGCCCGTGAGCTAGCCAAGCAAGAAAAGTGGGGCCCCGCGGCGAGCATCGTTTTCAACGAGTTCGGTAAGCGGAACGCTGAGATGTTTCCCGAAGAAGCATTGATCCGCCCCGGTCCGCGGTTCGGATTGAACTACGTTCACCCCGCTTTGTATTTCAAAATCTCGGTTCCCAAAAAGGGTGAGGTCAAGAACTACTCACGTACCTTGCAGCTCGATAGCGGCGAGGTTTCAGTCAGGTGGACTGACGATCGTGGCGATTGGCAGCGTGATATCTTCGTTTCGCGGCCGGATAACGTGGTCGTCACTCGATTGCGTCGTCCGAGCAACGCATCACTGACCGCAGAACTGCGTTTCGCTGCGAGACCCGGTTGGAACGAAGAGGACATTGCGGCGCCCGTCGTTGAGCACATCGAGGGTGCAGAAAACGGTGACGACGAAATGTACTTGCACACCAGTTACCGTCATCTGCATGGGTTGCCCCAGGCCGAAGGCTATCAGGTGATGTCGCGTGTGATTGTCAAAGGCGGGGCATCCCATGCAAAGTCAGATCGGATTTTGATCCAAGACGCTGACGAAGTCTTGGTGCTGACTCGAACGGAGTTTTTGCCCATTGCGAGCCAGCCCAGTCGTGATCGTTTGCGTGCGGACTTGGACGAATTGTCTGATTCCTATGCGGAGTTGCTGGCCGCTCACGCGAAGGTGCATGGCGAGATGTTTCACCGGGTTCACTATCGTTTGGGTGGTGAATTTGGAAACGGAAGGACCACCGAAGAGATCATCGCCGAGGCGGAAGCGAATGGCCCCACGCCGGCTTACCTGGAATTGATTTTCGCCGTTGGCCGGTACAGTCTGATTTCCAGCAGCGGCGAGCTACCTCCCACGTTGATGGGGATCTGGGGCGACACCTGGAAGCCGATGTGGTGGGGGCATTACACCAACGATTCGAATTTAAACCTTGCCATTTCCAACGGAAGTGTTGGCAACCTACCCGAGGCGATGGAGAGCTATTTCAGCTGGATTGAAACGCTGTATCCTGATTGGGAACGCAACGCTCAACAGTTGTACGGAGCCCGGGGCTACATGGGGGCGATCGCTCACGGTTGGCGACACGGGGTGGCCATCGCTGGTTGGCAGGGATGGACGGGGGCGACCGGTTGGCTGGGCGCCTATTTCTGGCAGCATTACTTGTTCACTGGCGATCGCGAGTTCTTGGCGGAACGCGTCGTTCCGTTGTTGGAAAACACCGTTCTGTTCTATCAGGATTTTCTGGGCCCGATGGAAGGCCGTGATGGGAAGTTCTTGATTTACCCCAGTATCTCGCCGGAGAACCAGTCGCCCAACACGCCGGGGGCTCCCAATGCGACGTCGGAGATCGCCATCATTCGTGGTAGCGTCAATGCCCTGATTGATGCCTATCGAGAGTTGGGGATCAAGAAGGATCGCATCCCGGAACTACAAGCGTTTCTGAAAAAGGTACCAGAGTATCGGATCAACGAAGACGGTGCGATCGCGGAGTGGAGTTACCCCGGCGTTGAAGACAACTACAACCATCGTCACAACTCTCATTTGCACGCCGTTTATCCTGGGGTGGAAATCAACCCATCGACTCCCGAACTCTATCAAGCGGCACGCCGTGCGATTGAAAAACGCCTTGAGTCGGGGCAAGGGAATAAGTCGGCACACGGTTTCATGGAATTGGGCTTCTATGGTTCTCGTTTGCAAGACCCAGAGATTGTTTGGAACATGCTGGAGCACTACGCGCGTAGCAAGTTCATCTATCGCAGTTTCATCAGTTCTCATAATCCCGATCATCGAATTTACAATCTCGATTCAATCCTAGCGTTGCCCGCGATCTTGACCGAGATGTGCGTTTATTCGCGACCGGGCGAGATCAATTTGTTGCCTGGGATTCCTGCAACGCAACTTCCACGCGGTGAAATATCTGGGGTGCTGGCGCGGAAGGCCATCGTGATCGATCGGTTGGCTTGGGATCTTCCCGAGAACACGATCCGTTTGGAATTGAGCTCCAAGGTTGAACAGTCGGTTGCGATTTCAAGCCGGTTGCCGATTGAGTCGGTGCATTCATCAGCGGCAACGTTTGACGGTGCCCAGTGGCGGCTTGCGTTGCCCGCTAATCAGTCGGTTTCGGCATTGATCATGCTGGAGAAACCCAACTGA